The genomic stretch TGCATCAGCAAGGAGATCATATGCCATCTGgcatatattttttggtagagtTCTTCTATACATGGCAATATGCACAGCAGAGAGTGGTTTGATGCAATCATCAACCCTTTTGGGGCTAGGAGCTGGCACTGAATCTCGGATTGTCAACTTTGCTGGATTGGCAATTCTTCTCTTTGGCATTTCTGCGGATCTCGCAATTGCACCTATACCAGATgccttttaatttatttcttcttcttcttcatcttcccctTTCCATACCCTCCAACCCTAATTTGATTGTGGTTTGTCAATAATTTTACTTTTTGTAAGGATATGATACTGCATCCATTGGAGGATGGGATTTTCATACTTCCTGACCTATGAGGAAGTAGTAGAGTGATGTGatttatgggatttttttaattttaattttttgcttTGGAGAATATATTATACTTGCTTCATGCGATTAAAAAGGGTGTGTTGGTATTTATAAAGCTCATCTAACTTGATTATTGTTCCAtcctcttcttttcattctaCGTCTCCTGCTTAATATTCTCTTTCAGTAAAAGTTTCTACACACGGCCATCAATACACATTCAAAATGACATTAACACCTCCTCTTTTTATGGAGTCGATGGAAGAATCTCTCATGCTAATTACCTTTCCCCTTTCTCTATTTATTATGTAAAAAGTTTTTGCCCACCCATGTTGTAGAGAGAATGTCTTTCTCAAAGGTGATTTATGCTATGATTGAACTCTATAACAATGAAATGTCATATTAACTCTTGCCCTTTGTTTACAAAGATTCAAAACATTCTTTCTTAGTATAATCGGAGGGTTAGATCCCATAGATTAAGAGGTCCTCTTCTCACTATGGATGAATGGAAATTTGCAAAATTATGCAATTTTCAGTCTTATCTACATGTGTCATGTGTGTGCGCGCGTGTGACCCTCctttagagagagagggggggttTAATACTGCTACTGGATCAATGGATCGCACTGTTGTACATGTCCTAGACCAGAGTACAAGACCCacctttagagagagagagagactattccttttttcttttttttttttgggtatgaaccgtatgtgagagagagagagagagagagagagagagtattccttttttctttttcttttgggtatgaaccgtatgagagagagagagagagagagagagtattccATGTACACAAAATGAGGAAAATATGAGAAgctaaattaaaaataaggaaGATGATGGTGATACCCCCATGACAAGCTAAATCAAAAAAACAGGAGTAAGGAAGATGATGGTGATACCCCCATGACAAGCTAAATCAAAAAAACAGGAGTAAGGGAGATGATGATACCCGCCCTTTCTCTTCCAACTACCATAACGGTCGTTTCTGGTCCTCCAACCCACAAACACAAACCTCCTTCTTTAGTTTCAACAAATCCCATTTCCAACCTTCGATCCCTCCTCAACTCCGGCAAATTAGACGAAGCCCTGCGTTTGATCGAAAACCCACCATCAAATAGCTGCGACACCCAGCCCAACCTTGAGATCTACTCTCTCCTACTCCATTCCTGCATCGCCAGAAAATCCTTGGAACATGGCCAGAGGCTTCACCTTCAACTCCTCCTCTCAAGAGACGGAGCTCGTCAAGATTTTCTCAACAATCCCACCTTGAAAAGCAAGCTCATCACCCTTTACTCTGTCTGTGGCCGAATCGACGAAGCTCGTCGCATTTTCGAGGATGGTCTTGAGGCTGAACATGTCCCAGAATCCGTGTGGGTCGCCATGTCCATCGCATATTCGAGGATTGGGCTCTTCCAGGAGTCCCTCCTTGTCTACTCCAAGATGCTTCATCGGTATATCCGACCGGGTAATTTCGCATTCTCCGCTGCTCTCAAGGGTTGTTCTCATTTGTCTGAGTTGTTGATTGGTAGAGCAATTCATGCCCAGATTTTGAAATCTGAAGAAAGCCCAGATCAGGTAGTGAACAATGCTCTTCTTAGATTGTATGCCGATTGTGGGACAATTCAAGAAGCACACCagatttttgaagaaatgggtcaAAGAAATATTGTTTCTTGGAACTCCTTGGTTGCTGCTTTTGTATGCCGGGACCGATTGTTTGAATCACTAGACACTTTTAGGAGGATACAGAGTAAGGCAATTGGGTTCAGTTGGGTCACTTTAACTACGATCCTACCAGTCTGTGCTCGAGTAACTTCACTTCATTGTGGCCAAGAGATCCACGCACAAATCATTAAATCAACTGCGCAGCCAGATGTTCCAGTGCTGAACTCGCTTATGGACATGTATGCTAAATGTGGAGCAGTGAATTACTGTCGAGAGGTGTTTGAAGGAATGATCAGTAGAGACTTAACATCTTGGAATACGATGCTTATGGGATATGCGATCAATGGGTGTATGACTGAGGCGATTGATTTGTTTGATGAGATGATTGAAATGGGCTTCAAACCTGATGGAGTCACCTTCATTGCGTTGCTTTCGGGATGTAGCCATGTCGGTCTCATGGTTGAGGGGCAGAGATTTTTTGACAGAATGGAGACAGATTATGGAGTTTCACCTACTATAGAGCATTATGCTTGTTTGGTGGATCTCATGGGTAGATCTGGGCGGATCAAGGAGGCACTGGATATTGTGAAGAGTATGCCAATGAGCCCAAGCAGCAGCATATGGGGTTCATTGCTTAATTCATGCCGGATCCATGGCAACATTGCACTTGGTGAGGTGATGGCAGAACGGTTGTTTGAGATTGAACCAAATAACCCTGGAAATTATGTGATATTATCAAATATGTATGCAAAAGTGGGAAGGTGGaaagatgttgagtttgtgaGAGAGATGATGGAAAAGAGGGGAATCAAGAAAGAGACAGGATGCAGTTGGATACAGATCAAAAACAGAGTTCAAACTTTTGTAGCAGGAGGGGGCATTGAATTTCGTAATTCAGAAGAATATGAAAAGGTTTGGAATGAGCTGAAGAAAGCAATGGAAGAGATTGGTTATGTTCCTGATACAGGAGTAGTACTTCATGATGTAGAGGAAGAAATCAAGGCAAAGTGGGTTTGTGGTCATAGCGAACGACTTGCTGTTATGTTTGGACTCATCCATACTGGTTCAGGAGTGCCGATTCGAGTCACAAAGAACCTCCGTGTTTGTACTGATTGCCATACTTGGATTAAGATAACTTCAAAATTTTCAGGAAGGTTGATTGTTTTGAGAGATAAAAATCGTTTCCACCATTTCAAGGATGGGGCATGCTCTTGCAAAGATTACTGGTAATTGGTGAATTATGTACAGTATATGATTATTCTTTAAAATTCCATGTAATGGGGGCATTTGTTCATCCATAATGGTAATGCAGTGGCATCTTGATCGCTCACCCATAATATCTCTGTATGAACGAAAAAAaagggactctctctctctctctgcattcTTAACTGAGAATAAGAACATTGTTCAGCACATTCTTGATCTTAAAATGCTCATGCATTTCATCGAACACCTCATGGGGAAAATCTGTTTGCCAAGTCTAATCATCCAATTCTGCAACTTGTCCGTAGCCAATAAAGGTTGCCAAGGGGTTCATGCCAATGTGGGTTTCATATGATTTTTAGTTTTTCTTGTTGGTGCCAATGTGCTTGTACCATGCAGTAAACTGACACAGATGAATTCTGAACAACCTATCTCATTCAATCAATGCAGAGTGCTGACTGCCCTCAGGAAGATGACAAtcccaagaacaaaaaaaaagagtaactcagtgcacgaggctctcacAGTCCCACTATGGGGTCTGGGAAGGGTAAATGCATGCAGCCTTACACCCTGCTTCACAGAGAGACTGTTTGTCTGTTTCCAAGGTTTGATCTTGTGACCTACATGTTGCAATAATGCAACTTAGCTGCTGCACCACAGGCTTGCCCACTATAAAGGGTACCAGGAGGAAAAGTGCTAAATAGCTTTCCATACATACAATGAGACTTGAGACCCAAGAAAGGGAAGGAACAAATCGCTCAATTCCCATCTGAAAGAGACATGTTGATGACCAAAGTATAGACTCGACTTTACATTActcagagagagacagagaaggaAACCAAAGAGAAGTGGTTTTGATCGGTTCAGGGTTTGGATTCATTGAATCTCAAATCTTCTATGTaggtttgaaaaaaataaataaataaataatcaacagCATTTTCCAGGTAGGTTTATTACCATTGCCCCTGGCCTCAGACTCGGCCTGCGTTTGACATATTTAATCACAGCCCGGTCGTCACTCCGCCGTTAACCAGGTGATTCAGATGAGTACGAGAAAAGTAGGTCACAATGGTCACCGGACAGGCAATAAACACATTCCTTTTCCTATCTAAAATTCAAGTTGACATTGGAAAATCTTACATACACCAAGCAATTTCTGCATGGCAACAACTCAAACATATTACAAGCCGCCGTCATCTCAGCCCATCATTCGAAACCTCATCTTCACTCCATTTCATCATATAAATGTTAGATACCTCAAATGTTTACACCCCATTGCTTTTTTGTTGATTCCATTCTCTCCAACAAGCCTGCAATTTGAGCTTG from Macadamia integrifolia cultivar HAES 741 chromosome 14, SCU_Mint_v3, whole genome shotgun sequence encodes the following:
- the LOC122061345 gene encoding pentatricopeptide repeat-containing protein At3g14330, with amino-acid sequence MMIPALSLPTTITVVSGPPTHKHKPPSLVSTNPISNLRSLLNSGKLDEALRLIENPPSNSCDTQPNLEIYSLLLHSCIARKSLEHGQRLHLQLLLSRDGARQDFLNNPTLKSKLITLYSVCGRIDEARRIFEDGLEAEHVPESVWVAMSIAYSRIGLFQESLLVYSKMLHRYIRPGNFAFSAALKGCSHLSELLIGRAIHAQILKSEESPDQVVNNALLRLYADCGTIQEAHQIFEEMGQRNIVSWNSLVAAFVCRDRLFESLDTFRRIQSKAIGFSWVTLTTILPVCARVTSLHCGQEIHAQIIKSTAQPDVPVLNSLMDMYAKCGAVNYCREVFEGMISRDLTSWNTMLMGYAINGCMTEAIDLFDEMIEMGFKPDGVTFIALLSGCSHVGLMVEGQRFFDRMETDYGVSPTIEHYACLVDLMGRSGRIKEALDIVKSMPMSPSSSIWGSLLNSCRIHGNIALGEVMAERLFEIEPNNPGNYVILSNMYAKVGRWKDVEFVREMMEKRGIKKETGCSWIQIKNRVQTFVAGGGIEFRNSEEYEKVWNELKKAMEEIGYVPDTGVVLHDVEEEIKAKWVCGHSERLAVMFGLIHTGSGVPIRVTKNLRVCTDCHTWIKITSKFSGRLIVLRDKNRFHHFKDGACSCKDYW